From one Mycosarcoma maydis chromosome 17, whole genome shotgun sequence genomic stretch:
- a CDS encoding uncharacterized protein (related to Alcohol dehydrogenase class III chi chain) — protein sequence MAQQLDAKALIVDEACGPFKLVDLKLDLGNLKPDEVIVRYHHTGVCHTDIHSRSHATPQLLPAIYGHEGAGVVEHLSPSYSGALKVGDSVLASFCSCGGCNNCQSSRPAYCDIFVPMNLAGFTKDMQQARVAYTAQDGSKGEALIKYFGQSSFSSRMILTKVSSNVPTKLVCALACGFQTGFATVFEKAPSDQPRSFELFESVGVPVPASARSSSRYERSKQTLLVTGMGGVGLGAIFGGKTLGFGSIIACDLNDSRLELAKEIGATHAINVKGLDTAAFAAKVKECSADSRGASLAIEASGSPIAMRNVIMALAVGGRSVVVGAPPPEAPLPVPHAHILAQASSVEGLLMGNSMPQVTLPFLVSKLEAGELAFLQKMVAVYKPDEMNQAVADQESGKVIKPVIEWI from the exons atggcACAGCAACTCGATGCAAAAGCTCTCATTGTCGATGAGGCATGCGGTCCATTCAAACTTGTAGACCTAAAGCTTGATCTGGGCAACCTCAAGCCGGACGAAGTCATCGTTCGATATCATCACACCGGTGTCTG CCATACAGATATCCACTCTCGATCCCACGCGACGCCTCAACTTTTGCCTGCCATCTATGGACATGAGGGCGCCGGCGTTGTGGAGCATCTTTCACCCTCTTACTCGGGCGCGCTCAAAGTGGGTGATTCGGTCTTGgcaagcttctgcagctGTGGAGGCTGCAACAACTGTCAATCCAGTCGTCCAGCCTACTGCGATATATTCGTTCCGATGA ACTTGGCAGGCTTCACTAAGGACATGCAACAGGCCAGAGTGGCTTACACTGCACAAGATGGCTCAAAGGGCGAGGCACTCATCAAGTACTTTGGTCAAAGCTCCTTTTCGAGTCGAATGATT CTGACTAAGGTGAGCTCGAATGTCCcaaccaagctcgtctGCGCGCTGGCATGCGGCTTTCAGACCGGTTTCGCAACCGTGTTCGAGAAAGCTCCATCTGACCAGCCTCGTTCGTttgagctgttcgagtCCGTTGGCGTGCCTGTTCCTGCCTCGGCCAGGTCCTCGAGCCGATACGAACGCAGCAAGCAGACGCTCCTTGTAACTGGCATGGGCGGTGTTGGTCTGGGTGCCATCTTTGGCGGCAAGACGCTAGGCTTTGGCTCCATCATTGCGTGCGACCTGAACGATAGtcggctcgagcttgcaaAGGAGATTGGCGCCACGCATGCGATCAATGTCAAGGGTCTGGACACTGCTGCTTTTGCAGCCAAGGTCAAGGAGTGCAGTGCTGATTCGCGCGGTGCTTCGCTTGCCATTGAGGCGTCTGGCTCGCCGATCGCGATGCGCAATGTCATCATGGCACTTGCTGTGGGTGGCCGGTCAGTAGTAGTGGGCGCACCTCCGCCCGAAGCGCCGCTGCCCGTTCCCCACGCGCACATTCTG GCTCAAGCGAGCTCGGTGGAAGGTCTGCTGATGG GCAACTCGATGCCTCAGGTGACGCTTCCTTTCTTGGTGAGCAAACTCGAGGCCGGTGAACTCGCCTTCTTGCAAAAGATGGTCGCTGTCTACAAGCCCGATGAGATGAACCAGGCTGTGGCGGATCAGGAGAGCGGCAAAGTCATCAAGCCTGTCATCGAGTGGATCTAG
- a CDS encoding uncharacterized protein (related to LYS2 alpha aminoadipate reductase): MTMDLDPVSTSEPLAWPSLNALFADRVKTMADRVFLCIPRSGFDENASAFMFDEYTFGQVDDLANEVAASYAADLPPRRQAQTIRTVALLAPSGFDYIVNFLALSRLGHSVVFLSTNNSTAALAHLVKLTAVQTVLYSSDKADAADALKHLLVNQGLASVRLLRWTTASQAAKLALAGTMHSDNYTSALSYEQESTEAAFCIHSSGSTGFPKPNMFTTWSCSQDFTKSTFTTLPLFHAYGFSTLWIAVKDGTKLFLYNARLSADLLVAAIQASNPDKLSLVPYVIKLLSETEAGLCALERAKLVYSAGSAVPSEVGDKLVAGHNVRLMTLFGSTETGGLMSSGRDFANDKHWEYMRPTRAFRRFMRLENRGVDASGPFELIVGAGWPCLLETNRPDGSYATRDLFVPHPTIADAYKYVGRADDTLVHYNGEKTNPVPMELAIRASPYVAECLVFGAGRSQPGVLIVPSDEAVHTAKSKATCQEPIAHQISKLVWTAVEAANKEAPSHSQIIPELVKVLPANTQFASADKGSLIRAKVNKAFEREIDDVYTAYEAGTSNADDAPKLTLLSKDASVEVVAQIISEVTGRPASELHSELRHTDFIQLGIDSLQATRIRNLLQKRVEMASALPSNLIFDCPTVEELSGYLYKHTCTNANGKAVVERGEHDTILAMLEQYKGQIQRRNPQLSQGVAQGGIAKHTVVLTGSTGSLGAHLVHQLALISDVETIICLNRAKNNDDARKRTDESLLTRGLANLDHLASLTHTEILCLAADLVKPKLGLDAVSWKLVFNKATCVIDNAWPVNFNMSVQSFRPAIQGSVNLINLIAQSAATSTPRYIYSSSIAAVMGASALRVEEAYSEHATDASEMGYGRSKWIVEKVCQHAQHHVGSGFDAVIARIGQMVGDRQSGIWNETEAWSLMIKSAQTIGCFPKLSESIAWQPVDDAGFLIAHMVLPSRLEGVFHVMNPATCSSDQLVELLARPENLGDGFEVVESSEWVRRLSESDPDPKKNPTIKLLGHFQFRFGHTERHPGQDNRVFSTDRLRAVFERLGLKQELDSMLVPLDATLLHNIVAAWRRTGFLK; this comes from the exons ATGACCATGGACCTCGACCcggtgtcgacgagcgaaCCACTGGCTTGGCCGTCTCTCAACGCCTTGTTTGCCGACAGGGTCAAGACGATGGCCGACAGAGTGTTCCTCTGCATTCCCAGATCAGGCTTTGACGAGAATGCGTCGGCTTTTATGTTCGACGAGTACACGTTCGGTCAAGTGGATGATCTGGCCAACGAGGTGGCTGCATCGTACGCCGCCGACCTGCCTCCCAGACGCCAAGCTCAGACAATCCGTACTGTCGCTCTCTTGGCACCCAGCGGCTTCGACTATATTGTCAACTTTCTTGCGCTCTCACGCCTCGGACACTCTGTCGTGTTCTTGTCCACCAACAACTCGacagctgctctcgctcatctcgtcaagctcaccgCAGTGCAAACCGTTCTGTACAGCTCCGACAAGgcggatgctgctgacgctCTGAAGCATCTGCTCGTAAACCAAGGTCTTGCGTCGGTTCGACTGCTCCGCTGGACTACCGCCTCTCAAGCTGCCAAACTGGCACTTGCTGGTACAATGCACTCGGATAACTACACCTCGGCTCTAAGCTATGAACAAGAGAGCACCGAGGCCGCTTTCTGCATCCATTCAAGTGGATCTACAGGCTTCCCCAAGCCCAACATGTTCAC AACCTGGTCCTGTTCCCAAGATTTCACAAAGTCCACATTCACCACGCTACCACTCTTCCACGCTTACGGCTTCTCCACGCTTTGGATCGCGGTCAAAGACGGAACAAAGCTCTTCCTATACAATGCTCGACTTTCTGCTGATCTACTCGTTGCAGCAATTCAAGCAAGCAATCCAGACAAACTGTCTCTTGTTCCGTACGTCATCAAGCTTCTCTCAGAAACCGAGGCAGGTCTGTGTGCGCTGGAAAGAGCCAAGCTGGTCTACTCGGCAGGCTCGGCGGTCCCTAGCGAGGTCGGCGACAAGCTTGTTGCTGGACACAATGTTCGACTGATGACCTTGTTCGGCTCCACCGAGACAGGCGGTCTCATGTCTAGCGGCCGAGACTTTGCCAACGACAAGCACTGGGAGTACATGCGACCTACTCGAGCGTTTCGTCGGTTTATGAGGCTCGAAAACCGCGGAGTGGATGCTTCGGGACCTTTCGAGCTGATCGTAGGTGCTGGATGGCCCTGCCTTCTGGAAACTAATCGTCCAGACGGATCGTATGCCACCCGAGATCTGTTCGTGCCGCACCCGACCATTGCGGATGCATACAAGTATGTTGGACGCGCAGATGATACGCTGGTTCACTACAACGGCGAAAAGACAAATCCGGTTCCCATGGAACTCGCCATTCGAGCATCGCCTTACGTGGCCGAATGTCTGGTCTTTGGTGCAGGTCGTTCACAGCCAGGGGTGTTGATCGTTCCCTCGGATGAGGCAGTCCACACAGCCAAATCCAAAGCAACTTGTCAGGAACCAATCGCTCACCAAatcagcaagctcgtctgGACCGCAGTGGAAGCTGCCAACAAGGAAGCACCTTCGCATTCACAGATCATCCCGGAACTCGTCAAGGTGCTGCCGGCAAACACGCAATTTGCCTCTGCGGATAAAGGCTCGCTGATTCGCGCAAAGGTGAACAAAGCCTTTGAGCGTGAAATCGACGACGTGTATACAGCCTACGAGGCTGGGACGAGCAatgccgacgatgcgcCCAAGCTCACCTTGCTCAGCAAAGACGCAAGCGTCGAGGTCGTCGCACAGATCATTTCCGAGGTGACGGGTCGGCCCGCCTCTGAGCTGCATTCAGAGCTGAGACACACCGACTTTATCCAGCTTGGTATTGACTCGCTGCAGGCGACGCGCATCCGTAATCTGCTCCAGAAACGCGTTGAAATGGCTTCCGCTTTGCCTAGCAATCTGATCTTTGACTGCCCAACTGTCGAAGAGCTTTCCGGATACTTGTACAAGCATACTTGCACTAACGCCAACGGTAAAGCCGTCGTGGAGCGCGGGGAACACGATACCATCCTTGCAATGCTCGAGCAATACAAGGGTCAAATCCAGAGGCGCAATCCTCAACTTAGCCAAGGCGTGGCCCAAGGTGGAATCGCCAAGCATACGGTGGTGCTGACCGGGTCGACTGGCTCGCTGGGTGCTCACCTTGTGCATCAGCTCGCGCTCATCAGTGATGTCGAGACCATCATTTGCCTGAACCGTGCCAAGAATAACGACGATGCGCGAAAGAGGACTGACGAATCCTTGCTGACGCGCGGCCTGGCAAACCTGGATCACCTTGCCTCTTTGACGCACACTGAAATCTTGTGCTTGGCAGCGGACCTTGTCAAGCCCAAGCTCGGTCTGGATGCTGTCTCGTGGAAGCTTGTCTTTAACAAAGCAACGTGTGTGATCGACAATGCTTGGCCCGTCAACTTCAACATGTCGGTCCAATCCTTTCGTCCTGCGATTCAGGGATCGGTGAATCTGATCAATCTGATTGCGCAGAGTGCGGCTACTTCAACACCTCGCTACATCTACTCGTCCTCGATTGCAGCCGTGATGGGGGCGTCTGCTCTGCGTGTTGAGGAGGCATACTCAGAGCACGCCACGGATGCGTCCGAGATGGGCTATGGCCGCTCCAAGTGGATTGTCGAGAAAGTCTGCCAACATGCTCAACATCATGTGGGTAGCGGCTTTGATGCTGTGATAGCGCGCATCGGGCAGATGGTCGGTGACCGTCAATCGGGGATTTGGAACGAGACCGAGGCGTGGTCACTGATGATCAAGTCGGCTCAGACGATTGGCTGCTTTCcgaagctgagcgagtcgatcgCTTGGCAGCCTGTGGACGACGCTGGCTTCCTGATTGCGCACATGGTCCTCCCCTCTCGACTCGAAGGTGTTTTCCACGTCATGAATCCAGCTACTTGCTCTTCTGATCAACTTGTGGAGCTACTGGCACGGCCAGAAAACCTTGGAGACGGGTTTGAAGTGGTAGAGTCGAGCGAGTGGGTTCGTCGCTTGTCCGAGTCTGACCCTGATCCCAAGAAGAACCCAAcgatcaagctgctcggccATTTCCAGTTCCGTTTCGGCCACACAGAAAGGCATCCTGGACAAGACAACAGAGTCTTCAGCACCGACCGTCTGCGCGCGGTTTTCGAGAGGCTTGGTCTGAAACAAGAGCTCGATTCGATGCTGGTCCCTCTCGATGCAACGTTGTTGCACAACATTGTTGCGGCATGGAGACGCACCGGCTTTCTCAAGTAG
- a CDS encoding putative choline permease, with protein MSDISVNKPPEPKHSTEVVSYDGHVNKAHSETLIRQFGLLPLLGVGLLGAGYWAGQIVTMTTVLGVGGPPGLFWGTFLCAFCILCIAVSLAELASAYPTSGGVLDWAYEGSSKSSRKFIAWTTAWLNTFAWIVTATTWASLVAQQVLALAVLYHPDYVIKQWHTWLVLQFVLIVGLLINVFAVKIMPALDKIGLYTFFLGCFVLSITVAASAPTHQSAKFVFVDIINTTGWSSNGLVWCLGQIATSGAFILIDSPSHLSEETIEPEKNVPKAMVYSVLIGTVTGLFVTLCFMFSIVDIDGVLGSATGVPYIQIIRNATRSNGATVVLSLFMIILSMYGAVTSVTVASRVAWAFARDGGLLLPKTFSKMSSSLHVPVQSLILCTFVSSCIGVIYLGSITAFNSFLSALTILFFACYAMVIGGFMFNKRHIEKRGPYHLASTLGWTVNSIALIYMLVFGILFCFPSVYPPTAATMNWSSVILAGVVLLSSVGYITWGKQSYAGPSGAVLAERIGQSSAIVA; from the coding sequence ATGTCGGACATCTCGGTCAACAAGCCCCCCGAGCCAAAACACTCGACCGAAGTCGTGAGCTACGATGGTCACGTTAACAAAGCTCACTCAGAGACGCTTATTCGACAATTTGGTCTGTTGCCGCTTCTTGGCGTCGGTCTTCTCGGTGCTGGATACTGGGCGGGCCAGATCGTTACCATGACCACCGTGCTGGGTGTTGGCGGACCGCCTGGTCTGTTTTGGGGAACATTTCTGTGCGCATTCTGCATTCTCTGCATCGCAGTCTCGCTAGCGGAACTTGCGTCTGCCTATCCCACCTCCGGCGGCGTTCTCGACTGGGCTTACGAAGGCTCGTCCAAGTCAAGTCGCAAGTTTATCGCTTGGACCACTGCCTGGCTCAACACGTTTGCCTGGATCGTTACTGCGACCACGTGGGCCTCTCTGGTCGCCCAGCAAGTGCTCGCTCTTGCCGTCCTATACCACCCTGACTACGTCATCAAGCAGTGGCATACTTGGCTCGTTTTGCAATTCGTGCTCATCGTTGGTCTCCTTATCAACGTCTTTGCGGTCAAGATCATGCcggcgctcgacaagatcggcCTCTATACTTTCTTCCTCGGCTGCTTTGTCCTGAGCATCACGGTGGCTGCCAGCGCACCCACGCATCAATCGGCCAAATTTGTGTTTGTCGACATCATCAACACCACCGGATGGAGCTCGAATGGTCTGGTCTGGTGTCTCGGTCAGATTGCTACCTCGGGGGCTTTCATTCTGATCGACTCGCCCAGCCATCTCTCCGAAGAAACAATCGAGCCAGAGAAAAACGTGCCCAAGGCGATGGTCTACTCGGTTCTGATCGGTACCGTGACCGGCTTGTTTGTCACACTCTGCTTTATGTTTTCGATCGTAGACATCGACGGAGTGCTTGGCAGTGCGACTGGTGTACCTTATATTCAAATCATCAGGAACGCGACTCGATCCAATGGCGCAACCGTGgttctctcgctcttcatGATCATCCTTTCCATGTACGGTGCTGTGACCTCGGTCACTGTTGCCAGTCGAGTCGCCTGGGCGTTTGCACGAGATGGCGGTCTTCTGTTGCCCAAGACGTTTTCCAAGATGTCGTCCAGCCTGCATGTACCTGTGCAGTCGCTCATTCTATGCACTTTtgtctcgagctgcatcggcgTGATCTACTTGGGCAGCATCACGGCATTCAACTCGTTCCTGTCTGCGCTCACCATCCTCTTTTTTGCCTGCTACGCCATGGTGATTGGAGGATTCATGTTCAACAAGCGCCACATCGAAAAGAGAGGGCCGTACCACCTTGCCTCGACGCTTGGCTGGACAGTCAACTCAATCGCGCTGATCTACATGCTCGTTTTTGGTATCTTGTTCTGTTTCCCATCCGTCTACCCTCCTACAGCAGCTACGATGAATTGGTCCAGTGTGATCCTCGCCGGCgttgtgctgctgtccTCAGTCGGCTACATCACTTGGGGCAAGCAAAGCTATGCCGGTCCTAGCGGCGCTGTGCTCGCTGAGCGTATCGGCCAGAGCTCGGCAATCGTCGCTTAA